Proteins from a genomic interval of Phyllopteryx taeniolatus isolate TA_2022b chromosome 3, UOR_Ptae_1.2, whole genome shotgun sequence:
- the LOC133475891 gene encoding uncharacterized protein LOC133475891 → MTERRQKKVAACVLGVERLERRCGRHNLELNTLKTVEMIVDFRRHPSPQLPLTLSRCQVSTVETFKFLGITVSQDLKWAININSVPKKALQRMYFLRLLRKHGMPQELLRQFYTAVIESVLCSSITVRFGAAPKKDRLRLQRTIKTAERIVGTPYPPLRTCRLPELRQERAKSSRTLRIPVTGSSGSFPQVGATDQCKLELADIPTASSLLQSTS, encoded by the exons ATGACAGAGAGGAGGCAGAAAAAGGTTGCGGCGTGTGTGCTG ggagtggagcggctggagcggcggtgcggccgacacaacctggagctgaacacgctcaagactgtagagatgatcgtggacttcaggaggcatccttcgccacagctgcccctcacgctgtccaggtGCCaggtgtcaaccgtcgagaccttcaagttcctgggaattacagtctctcaggacctgaagtgggcgatcaacatcaactccgtccccAAAAAGGCcctgcagaggatgtacttcctgcggcttctgaggaagcacggcatgccacaggagctgctgaggcagttctacacagcggtcatcgaatcagtcctgtgttcttccatcacagtcaggtttggtgctgctccaaaaaaggacagactccgactgcaacggacaatcaaaactgctgaaaggattgtcggtaccccctacccacccttgaggacttgcaggctgccagaactaagacaagaacgtgcaaaatcctctcgaaccctccgcatcccggtcaccggctcttccggctccttccctcaggtaggcgctaccgatcaatgcaaactagaactagcagacattccaacagcttcttccctcttgcaatcaacttcttaa